The DNA sequence GCCCTGTAACGGAGGCTTCCGGCTCAGCCTACTCGGATCGGCTCCTAGGTGGATCCGCCTTTCGGCCTGCAACTCCGAGGCCCACGCGCCACGCCCGATCCGCGGAGCTCACACCATCCTCCGCTCGCTTGGGACAGGGGTCTTCGCGGCCACTTCCCTCATCATCGTCTCTTGAATCCATACGGCTATTTGATTTGGTTGAATTGCCCTCTATTCAACACCCTTGTGGCGATGGTGTCAATAGCCGCCAGGCCGGCGTCCACACCCTGATTCGCTGGAAGATCAGGCGGTTTCGGCGCCTACCTCACGCAGATGCAGTTTTTCGGAGGCGCCCGACAGAGGCGAACCCGACTGCGCTGTCGCCACTGAGTCTCCAACGGCCCTGTCGTCGGCCTAGTCTGCCCAGTAGCTTGGGCGTACGCAATGGAAAGGGCGCGGGACACGCCCGCGCCTCTCGCATGCCGGCCGATTCTCGATGTTGTTGTCTCGGGACGACCGTCGCAGACTACTGGCTCTTTAGCATCGCATGCTCGGCTTTCACCTTGGCCAGATAGTCGGGTTGTGTCAGCAGATCCCACGCAAGCATCGCCTCGACTTTGGAGGCGATAATCATGCCGTCATGACCGATGTCCGCTATCGTGGCATCTGCGTTCGCTTGAGAGTGTCCCGCCGTGCCCTCAGGGGCAGTCTGAATCGACAGTGAGATAGACGGGATGTTGTAGCTCACTGTCCCGAAGTCGGTGGAGGCCGAATCCATTCTGGGCCCGGGTATCGGCTCGACGATGTTCGTCGCGCCCAGGCTCTTGGCGTAGGCGAACGCCGCGTTCTCAAGGGTGCTGAGGTTGAGGCAGTTGTCCATGTAGCCCTGCGTGTCTATGATCACTGTTGTCTCCGTCATCATCGCAGCGCCTTGGGCTATCTTCTTGACCCTCTCCACCTGCTCGTTCACGCCCTGTCGTTTCGGGTGGCGGATGGCCCAGACCGTCTGGGCTCTCTCGGGCACAATGTTCGGAGCAGCGCCGCCGTCAGTTATGTTCCCGTGCATGCGATAGTAAGGGTCCGAGTGCTCACGAAGCTGGTCCATGCCCACGTAGAACAGGATCACGGCATCCAACGCGGACCTGCCTGCCCACGGCGCCGACGCGGCATGTGACGGCTTGCCCTTGAAGGTTATCTCGAGAATATCGAGGGCCAGCATGGACGGGCCCGGCAGCTGGTAGGTAGTCCTCGTGGACCCGTGGAACATCACCATGACGTCAACTCCTGCGAAGATGCCGGAATCCCACATTATGGCCTTCACAGGAGGAGTGATCTCCTCGGCAGGCGTGCCGAACACCACTACCTTGCCGGGGATCCCGCGAGCTTTCATGGTCTCCGCGAGTGCCACGGCTGCCCCGATACCTGCCGGCGCTTGCAGGTTGTGCTGGCAACCGTGATATGCTGAGCCAGCGGGGCCCCGAAGCGCGTCATACTCGACTATGATCCCTATCGTCGGCCCATCTCCTTGGCCAGGGTATGTAGCCTTGAACGCCGTGGCGAGTTCTTTGACTCCCACCGCTCTCTCCAGGATAGGCACCCAAAACGGAGCGATGTCACTGAAGCCTACCTTGACCTCCCAACCATTCTCTTTGAGATACCCGGTCAGCATCTCCACCGCCTTGAACTCCTTGTGGCCGATCTCGGGGTTGAGATACATCCAGTCGGACATGGCGACAAGCCGATCCCGCTGGGAATCGATTCTGGCGACGAGTTCGGCCTTGGGGTCAGTTGCCGCGACGCCTGTCGCGGGCGAAAGCAGTAGGGCTAGGACTACGCTAGTTGAGACAGCGGTCAGAACGAGTCTGGCGAAAGCACGTGCTGGTCTCCTCATGGTTCGTGTCAACCTCCTTCATCTCGTCTGTGTGTGGCTCCCCCCGTCAGTGTGGTGACAGCTCGTGCGCCCACGCGCCGCCCCGAGACACATGGAGTCGGTTACACCAATCGTGCTCGCTGTATATCTGGCCCCCCAAAGCATCACTCCTTCCTGAGTCGCAGCCGACAACCATACTCCTCAGGCTGCAGGCCCGCGTCGGGACGCCCTCTCGGCAAAGCGCCCTGCGACCCAGAGAAACATGACGACCCATCCCTTGGTCAAGGGACGGGTCGCAATACCCGCGGTACCACCCTAATTGGCAAAAGCCCACTCGCATCCGACAACGGCGCCATCACGCGGCCGTATCGTGCCCCTGTAACGGAGGGAACCGGCGAATCCTACTCCGATGAAGCTCGTTTCAGACCGCAGCTCACAGGTGTACTTCC is a window from the Bacillota bacterium genome containing:
- a CDS encoding M20 family metallopeptidase translates to MRRPARAFARLVLTAVSTSVVLALLLSPATGVAATDPKAELVARIDSQRDRLVAMSDWMYLNPEIGHKEFKAVEMLTGYLKENGWEVKVGFSDIAPFWVPILERAVGVKELATAFKATYPGQGDGPTIGIIVEYDALRGPAGSAYHGCQHNLQAPAGIGAAVALAETMKARGIPGKVVVFGTPAEEITPPVKAIMWDSGIFAGVDVMVMFHGSTRTTYQLPGPSMLALDILEITFKGKPSHAASAPWAGRSALDAVILFYVGMDQLREHSDPYYRMHGNITDGGAAPNIVPERAQTVWAIRHPKRQGVNEQVERVKKIAQGAAMMTETTVIIDTQGYMDNCLNLSTLENAAFAYAKSLGATNIVEPIPGPRMDSASTDFGTVSYNIPSISLSIQTAPEGTAGHSQANADATIADIGHDGMIIASKVEAMLAWDLLTQPDYLAKVKAEHAMLKSQ